A window of Cryptomeria japonica chromosome 3, Sugi_1.0, whole genome shotgun sequence contains these coding sequences:
- the LOC131032731 gene encoding GLABROUS1 enhancer-binding protein-like gives MRGDTLPRPLSFSDVEEDEEGKLSVKPSLIGTDESAPSKKKKNEDVSAQANFKLKRHREEPFQGSSSFSKKKTTSRKSLDKSGIDLEELLARTYPKDISAPVESAKQMPTEGSDRRSNRKQKRPVKRVSDSAKKWSGDEEISFSMALLECSSPGGEINMAAFYQRAKESLNGEVSNSQLYEKMRSMKKRFLAIQSKLKEQNVAEDEFPYRTHQEPALFRIWKRIWGNNGDNHGFRSENPKENGVQDLRLIEFENPRENGVENSREIENENARGNGAENSREISDENLIENEGENSREYDPETPREKGGESPMVNDDERGKSGETEGENLRDIGFENPTKIKFTNPRGSGVENEKEGEEQNLQSPVSHEAQNIENNRVCELLQSKSGRFEDNIKILFEKTESRLQASIESSINRVAVANFQPFGGFGPEMGMGIFLSRRMKELIDGLNSVKEVPGLDSMEAQELQQKWHALKIQEVRIFCKSLELLQKQCRLILNNAESSSSTDNHGS, from the coding sequence ATGAGAGGTGATACCCTTCCGAGGCCTCTGTCCTTTTCAGAtgttgaagaggatgaagagggaaAATTGTCTGTGAAGCCCAGTTTAATAGGCACTGACGAATCGGCACCTTCAAAGAAGAAAAAAAACGAGGATGTCTCTGCACAGGCAAATTTCAAGTTAAAAAGACACAGGGAAGAGCCATTTCAAGGTTCGTCTTCTTTTTCGAAAAAGAAGACGACATCTAGGAAAAGCCTGGACAAATCCGGAATCGACTTAGAAGAACTCCTGGCGCGGACTTACCCTAAGGATATCTCTGCGCCGGTGGAAAGTGCAAAGCAAATGCCAACGGAAGGCTCCGATCGCAGATCGAACCGTAAGCAGAAAAGGCCGGTGAAAAGAGTCAGCGATTCTGCTAAGAAATGGTCCGGCGATGAGGAGATTTCTTTTTCCATGGCGCTCTTGGAATGTAGTTCGCCTGGAGGAGAGATTAATATGGCGGCGTTTTACCAGCGGGCTAAGGAGTCTCTGAATGGTGAGGTAAGTAATTCTCAGCTGTATGAGAAGATgagaagtatgaagaaaaggtttTTAGCCATACAGTCCAAGCTTAAGGAGCAGAACGTTGCAGAGGACGAGTTCCCTTACAGGACTCATCAGGAGCCTGCTTTATTTAGGATATGGAAGAGAATCTGGGGAAATAACGGTGATAATCATGGATTTCGTTCCGAAAACCCTAAGGAAAATGGCGTTCAAGACCTTAGGTTAATTGAGTTTGAAAATCCTAGGGAAAATGGAGTTGAAAACTCCagggaaattgaaaatgaaaatgctaGGGGAAATGGAGCTGAAAACTCTAGGGAAATTAGTGATGAAAATCTTATAGAAAACGAAGGTGAAAACTCAAGAGAATATGATCCTGAAACACCTAGGGAAAAGGGAGGTGAAAGCCCTATGGTAAACGATGACGAAAGGGGAAAGTCTGGGGAAACTGAAGGTGAAAACCTTAGGGACATTGGGTTTGAAAAccctacaaaaattaaatttaccaaCCCAAGGGGAAGTGGAGTTGAAAATGAGAAGGAAGGGGAGGAGCAAAATCTACAGAGTCCTGTGTCTCATGAAgcccaaaacatagaaaacaatAGAGTGTGCGAATTGCTGCAAAGCAAAAGTGGGCGTTTTGAGGACAATATTAAAATCTTGTTTGAAAAGACAGAATCGAGACTTCAAGCATCAATTGAGAGTTCAATCAATCGTGTTGCTGTTGCAAATTTTCAGCCCTTTGGAGGTTTTGGGCCTGAGATGGGGATGGGAATCTTTTTGTCGAGAAGaatgaaagaattgattgatgGTCTTAATTCTGTGAAGGAGGTTCCTGGTTTGGATTCCATGGAGGCTCAGGAATTGCAGCAGAAATGGCATGCACTTAAGATTCAGGAGGTAAGGATTTTCTGTAAAAGCTTGGAATTGCTGCAAAAGCAATGCAGGTTGATTTTGAATAATGCAGAAAGCTCAAGTTCTACTGACAATCATGGATCTTAG
- the LOC131032718 gene encoding uncharacterized protein LOC131032718: protein MLRNTDMRSDTRPRPPSSSEEEDNDSEKFYVKPSFPDCDEPPPSKKKKNKDAPAQENFKVKGRREEPFQASSSVSKQKRSKKRQRKSGIDLEELLARTYPKEIPKPVEHANQIPAEASSRRSTRKKKKTAKEVSDYAKKWSGDDEISIATALLECCSPEGEINIAAFYQRAKESLPGEVSNSQLYDKMRNMRKRFWAIESKLKEQKVPEDEFAYRTRQEPALFIIWKQIWGNNVNNHEIRAENPKENDAQDLRLIELGNPSKNREENSMEIENENPRGNGAENPRENRDENPMEIEGESPRQYSNETLRKKGAGSPTVNVDERENSQGTEGENPRGIEGENPTKVGSDSPRKNQVPYSRGSGVDEDQQEREGKEDEEQSPQNPASHETPNSKENRVSKLLQTKSGGFEDNFKILLENTESRLQASIESTIHRVAAASAAGANFQPFGGFGLEMGMGIFLSRKMKELTDGVNSVKAFPGLDPAETQELQHKWHTLKIQELRMFCDSLELLQNQCRLILKNAETSGSNDNHRS, encoded by the coding sequence ATGCTCAGGAACACGGATATGAGATCCGACACCCGTCCGAGGCCTCCTTCCTCTtcggaagaagaagataatgactCGGAAAAATTCTATGTGAAGCCCAGTTTCCCAGACTGTGACGAACCGCCgccttcaaagaagaagaaaaacaaggatgCCCCTGCACAGGAAAATTTCAAGGTAAAGGGACGGAGGGAAGAACCATTCCAAGCGTCATCATCTGTTTCAAAACAGAAGAGATCTAAGAAGAGGCAGCGCAAATCCGGAATTGACTTAGAAGAACTCCTGGCACGAACTTACCCCAAGGAGATCCCAAAGCCGGTGGAGCATGCGAATCAAATACCAGCTGAAGCTTCCAGTCGCAGATCGACCCGCAAAAAGAAAAAGACGGCGAAAGAAGTCAGTGATTATGCGAAGAAATGGTCCGGCGATGACGAGATTTCTATTGCCACGGCGCTCCTGGAATGTTGTTCACCTGAAGGTGAAATTAACATTGCGGCATTTTACCAGCGGGCTAAGGAGTCTCTTCCTGGCGAGGTAAGTAATTCTCAGCTATACGATAAGAtgagaaatatgaggaaaaggtttTGGGCCATAGAGTCCAAGCTTAAGGAGCAAAAAGTTCCAGAGGACGAGTTCGCTTACAGGACTCGTCAGGAGCCCGCTCTATTTATTATATGGAAGCAAATCTGGGGAAATAATGTGAATAATCATGAAATTCGTGCTGAAAACCCTAAGGAAAATGACGCTCAAGATCTTAGGTTAATTGAGCTTGGAAACCCTAGTAAAAACAGAGAAGAAAACTCCatggaaattgaaaatgaaaaccctAGGGGCAATGGAGCTGAAAACCCTAGGGAAAATAGAGATGAAAATCCTATGGAGATTGAAGGCGAGAGTCCCAGGCAATATAGTAATGAAACCCTTAGGAAAAAGGGAGCTGGAAGCCCTACGGTGAATGTTGACGAAAGGGAAAACTCTCAGGGAACTGAAGGTGAAAACCCTAGAGGGATTGAGGGTGAAAACCCTACGAAAGTTGGATCCGACAGCCCTAGAAAAAATCAAGTTCCCTACAGCAGGGGAAGTGGAGTTGATGAAGATCAGCAGGAACGTGAAGGAAAGGAAGACGAGGAGCAAAGCCCACAGAATCCCGCGTCTCATGAAACCCCAAACTCAAAAGAAAACAGGGTTTCCAAATTGCTGCAAACCAAAAGTGGGGGTTTTGAGGATAATTTTAAAATCTTGCTTGAAAACACAGAATCAAGGCTTCAAGCGTCGATTGAGAGCACGATCCATCGTGTCGCTGCTGCTTCAGCTGCCGGTGCAAATTTTCAGCCCTTTGGAGGTTTTGGGCTTGAGATGGGAATGGGAATCTTTTTGtcaagaaaaatgaaagaattgaCGGATGGTGTGAATTCTGTCAAGGCGTTTCCTGGTTTAGATCCTGCGGAGACTCAGGAATTGCAGCACAAATGGCACACACTCAAGATTCAGGAGCTGAGGATGTTCTGTGATAGCTTGGAATTGCTGCAAAACCAGTGCAGGTTAATTTTGAAAAATGCCGAAACTTCAGGTTCTAATGACAATCATAGATCTTAG